GGCCAGTTGCTCAACTGGCCTTACTTTTTGTCTGCTTAGTGTAAATTGGTATATAATTGCCTTAATTTTTGCCGCTTCCCTTCATAACACCTGCCAGTCCGTTTTTCCAATACTTCGTTGCTGCTGGTATTGTTTTGCATAATCACTTAGAAATTCTTAATTAAAACAAGAAAATATTTCAGCCCATCTGCCAAACGGCTTGTGCCTTCCCCGTGGTCAGGATTTTGGATGAAAAGGATCTTAGCTTTTGTAGGTGATAAACTTCCCAAAGCGTGCCATTTTCAATCAGATTGCCTTAACTTAGCCACCAGGAAACAAACTAAAAAATGGCCGGTATATTTTCTACAGCTAAAAAGGCAGGGCTTGACGGCTTTCTTCTTGCTTTGCTAGGGATGATCGTACTGGCGTATTTATGGCCTTCTCCGGGAATGAAATCCAGTCCGGTACCTCTTTCCGAAATATCGACTTACGGTGTTTCCGTTATCTTCTTTTTCTATGGTTTAAGGCTGAACCGGGAGAAGTTAAGTGCAGGCCTCAGCAACTGGAAACTGCATGCCATGGTGCATTTGTCCACGTTTGTGTTGTTTCCAGTACTGGCTTTTGTATTTCGCCCGCTGTTTCACAGTACCGACGCCCGGACCCTCTGGCTGGCTATCTTCTTTTTAACAGCTTTGCCGTCCACCGTATCTTCTTCTGTGGTAATGGTATCCATTGCCCGGGGTAATGTGCCGGCGGCCATATTCAATGCCAGTATATCCAGTCTTTTAGGCGTTTTTCTTACACCTTTCTGGATGAGCCTGGTACTGGAAAATTCCTCAGGCAATAATGATCTGCTCTCAGTAGTCGGAAAGTTGTCTTTGCAAGTATTACTTCCGGTTGCGGCGGGAATGTTCCTGAACAGCCGGTGGGGTAACTGGGCGGAGAAGAACAAAAAGTATATCCGGTATCTGGATCAGTCTTCCATTTTACTGATCGTATATACCTCATTTTGTGAGTCATTTGGAGAGCATTTATTTCGTAGTTTTGATTTAAAAGATATCCTGTTTTTAGGGCTAGGAATGCTGGCCATGTTTTTCGCTATTTATTTCCTGCTGACTTTCATCAGCCGATTATTGCGGTTCAGTCATGAGGATGAAATCACAGCGGTTTTCTGCGGTTCGAAAAAATCGTTGGTGCAGGGAGCGGTCATGTCAAAGGTATTGTTTGCAGGCCCGCAGGCCGGTGTTATGTTATTGCCCATTATGGTATACCATGCGTTGCAGCTTATCGTTGCAAGTATAATCGCTCAGCGTATGGCTGCAAAAATTGAAATGCAAAATAAACGTAACGCCCGCTTTGTATGAGACTGATTTCTTGGTTACTGCGTTTGGTCGTACTGATTGTCCTGATCATGGGAATTCGCAGTATGTTTGATAATTTCAGGTCGGGTAGCTGGTTTCCTGCCTGGCTCACGGGGAAAGAGGAGACAGAAACCGTGCATACGGTTGTCCTGCAGGAGATAACGGCAATGGGTAAGCTGGAACTTGTGAAGTACAATTTTAAGGATGTGGTGGAACAGGAGGTTGTGAAAACATGGCTGCCCAATGCCAAAGCGGTGCTGATTGTTCAGGGAGAAGCGATAGGTTGTGTAGACCTGACCAAAGTAGTGATTGCCGATATTACTACTGAACAGGAAATGCTGGTGGTTAACCTGCCCGACCCTGAGTTGTGCGTATTTAAAATTGACCATAGCAAATCAAAAGTTTATAATACGGAGTATGCGTTCCTGGAAGAAGCCAAATTGGTGGAGGACGCCTACCGGCAAGCTGAAAAGCAGATACAGAAGTCGGCGTTGGATATGGGAATTTTAGACCAGACCAGAGAGAATGCAAGAAAAATTCTCACACCACTGCTTGAAAAAGCTTCGGGTAAAAAAGTATTGCTGAAATTTCCGATGAATACCAAAATTGATAAATTAAGATAAATCTGACACCGAGTCCTTAAAAAAACAGGCTATGCTTACCCTTGAAAAATTTGAACAACTGGTAACAGAGGATTTGCTCGAAACAGTTGTAGTTGCTTTTACGGATCACTATGGAAGGATGATGGGCAAGCGGGTGGATGCAGAGTATTTTCTGGATAGTGTTGCCAGAGGCGGAACACACGGCTGTGATTATC
This portion of the Dyadobacter sp. CECT 9275 genome encodes:
- a CDS encoding DUF4230 domain-containing protein, with translation MRLISWLLRLVVLIVLIMGIRSMFDNFRSGSWFPAWLTGKEETETVHTVVLQEITAMGKLELVKYNFKDVVEQEVVKTWLPNAKAVLIVQGEAIGCVDLTKVVIADITTEQEMLVVNLPDPELCVFKIDHSKSKVYNTEYAFLEEAKLVEDAYRQAEKQIQKSALDMGILDQTRENARKILTPLLEKASGKKVLLKFPMNTKIDKLR
- a CDS encoding bile acid:sodium symporter family protein, whose product is MAGIFSTAKKAGLDGFLLALLGMIVLAYLWPSPGMKSSPVPLSEISTYGVSVIFFFYGLRLNREKLSAGLSNWKLHAMVHLSTFVLFPVLAFVFRPLFHSTDARTLWLAIFFLTALPSTVSSSVVMVSIARGNVPAAIFNASISSLLGVFLTPFWMSLVLENSSGNNDLLSVVGKLSLQVLLPVAAGMFLNSRWGNWAEKNKKYIRYLDQSSILLIVYTSFCESFGEHLFRSFDLKDILFLGLGMLAMFFAIYFLLTFISRLLRFSHEDEITAVFCGSKKSLVQGAVMSKVLFAGPQAGVMLLPIMVYHALQLIVASIIAQRMAAKIEMQNKRNARFV